From Thermoanaerobaculia bacterium, one genomic window encodes:
- a CDS encoding GspE/PulE family protein: MVDIITSTEGQAKQLAEEFGLPFVDLADFRLNMDLFRSIPMEWMLKYQFIPESQEDGILTLIVGDPANLLIWDEVEMLLGRAIRLKVADKEAVRDYLEKSESSQRLLDEATEDFRMHLVQDAEDGEETLSIDRITADASPIIRLVDSVIYNSLQRRASDIHIETRERQVLVKYRIDGVLYQAMEPIDKKHHSTIISRIKIMSELDIAEKRIPQDGRFKLRVSGRTIDFRVSIMPTVHGEDCVIRILDKESLNKEFKNLRLDILGFDPGLVKKLRKFVMEPYGMILVTGPTGSGKTTTLYAALSEIQTSEDKIITIEDPVEYQLKGITQIPVNEKKGLTFARGLRSILRHDPDKIMVGEIRDEETAQIAIQSALTGHLVFTTVHANNVVDVIGRFLNMNVELYNFVSALNCVLAQRLLRVICPHCKYEVTYDDDYLQESGLDPAECKNVTFYDGRGCIECNGTGYFGRHAIGELLDLSDPIRELILEKRPASEIKRQARKEGMIFLRGSALQKVFEGHASLKEANKVTFVD; this comes from the coding sequence ATGGTTGATATCATCACCAGTACGGAAGGACAGGCAAAGCAACTGGCAGAGGAGTTTGGACTTCCCTTTGTCGATCTTGCCGACTTCCGCCTGAACATGGATCTCTTTCGATCCATTCCAATGGAATGGATGCTGAAGTATCAGTTTATCCCCGAAAGCCAGGAAGATGGAATCCTGACCCTGATCGTAGGCGATCCCGCCAACCTGCTGATCTGGGACGAAGTCGAAATGCTGCTCGGCCGGGCCATCCGCCTCAAAGTGGCCGACAAAGAGGCCGTGAGGGACTACCTTGAAAAGAGCGAGAGTTCTCAGCGCCTGCTGGACGAAGCAACGGAAGACTTCCGGATGCATCTCGTGCAGGATGCAGAGGATGGAGAGGAAACCCTATCCATCGATCGAATCACGGCAGACGCCAGCCCCATCATCCGGCTGGTCGATTCTGTGATCTATAACTCCCTTCAGCGAAGAGCTTCCGACATTCACATCGAAACCCGGGAACGTCAGGTCCTGGTGAAATACCGAATCGACGGGGTTCTTTACCAGGCCATGGAGCCCATTGACAAAAAACACCACTCCACGATCATCTCGCGCATCAAGATCATGTCTGAACTGGACATCGCGGAAAAGCGAATCCCGCAGGACGGGAGATTCAAGCTTCGTGTTTCCGGCCGCACCATCGACTTTCGTGTTTCCATCATGCCCACGGTTCACGGAGAAGATTGCGTGATCCGGATCCTGGATAAAGAATCCCTGAACAAGGAATTCAAGAACCTCCGGCTGGATATCCTCGGCTTCGACCCCGGGCTCGTCAAGAAGCTCAGAAAATTTGTCATGGAACCGTACGGCATGATTCTCGTAACGGGACCGACGGGATCAGGGAAAACCACGACTCTCTATGCGGCCCTTTCCGAGATTCAAACTTCGGAAGATAAGATCATCACGATTGAGGACCCGGTCGAATATCAGTTGAAGGGGATCACCCAGATCCCGGTAAATGAAAAGAAGGGGCTGACCTTTGCCCGGGGCCTCCGATCGATCCTTCGCCACGACCCCGACAAGATCATGGTTGGTGAAATTCGTGACGAAGAGACAGCCCAGATCGCCATCCAGTCAGCCCTGACCGGCCATCTCGTCTTCACAACTGTTCATGCAAACAACGTCGTCGACGTAATCGGACGATTTCTGAATATGAACGTGGAACTGTACAACTTTGTATCTGCCCTCAATTGCGTTCTCGCACAGCGTCTCCTCCGGGTCATCTGTCCTCACTGTAAGTACGAAGTCACCTACGATGACGACTATCTCCAGGAATCAGGACTTGACCCCGCAGAATGTAAAAACGTGACCTTTTATGACGGGCGTGGCTGCATCGAATGCAACGGAACGGGCTATTTCGGCCGCCACGCCATTGGTGAGCTTCTGGATCTATCCGATCCGATTCGCGAGTTGATCCTGGAAAAACGGCCCGCTTCGGAAATCAAGCGGCAGGCCCGAAAGGAAGGCATGATCTTCCTCCGTGGTTCGGCCCTTCAAAAGGTCTTTGAGGGACATGCCTCTCTCAAGGAAGCCAACAAAGTGACC